ACCTGGCATAATTATCAACATGGGATAGACCAGCCTAAGTTAATGCTAGATTCCTTCTTAGGCTTCTGGTTTGAGACAAGAGAAAGTTGCATGTTTGGAGGCTTGATTTTCTCTGCTTCTAATGCAGTActtgtcaactttttttttttttccttaaagcagCAGAACTTCAGCATACAATAAAAGTAAAAGCAGGGCTGCTCTGATTGAAGATGGATATGAGACCTAAAGCCTGGCCTGCGTGGCCTTTCCTTGCCTTTCTCATTGGCCCCTGAGGCACCTCCTTTGCACCCCAGGGCTCTCAGGAGTCAGCAGCTGCCGTTGCCTTTGCTCCAAGCACTGCCTGGGTGGACTGGTGGTTTGGAAGCATCTTTCCTCTCACATACAACCTTGTTGTCCCCCACttccctcccaccacctcccagaTGAAGTCCAGGCCATTGCCACCCTCATTGAGAAGCAGGCGCAGATCGTGGTGAAGCCCAGAATGGTGTCAGAagaggagaagcagagaaaagCTGCCCTCCTGGCCCAGTATGCTGATGTGACAGATGAAGAGGAATATCCTTTCTGGAGTCTCAGCGCCATTCCCTAAGGCTCAAGTCAAAAGCCTTTGCTGGTTTTCACTGAACTCTGGGAAGTTGCTAGTCCCCCTCTAtagctttattatttaaaaaaaaaattatttatttctttggctacaTCAGGtattagttgctgcatgtgggatttgTTTAGTTGCActgcaaactcttagttacagcatgtgggatctagttccctgaccaggcattgaaccccagccccctgcattggaaacacagaacgttagccactgggccaccagggaagtacaccctccacccccaccccaccagagCTTAATATTCTCCTCTAAAATGGCAGAGATTGTAGCCCTTTGTGGGCATGAGGAATGATGCTGGAATGATTGATACTGGACTATTGCAATGTATATGTTCTTGAAAACTTCTGTGTGAAACAAATAATGCCTGAATGGACCACTTCTTATtgtgttttcagaaaataagatctagcttaaaaaattgaaatagttgatttacaattagGATTCTTCATATTTGTATAATACCTTTCTATGAAGTATAGTGTTATGTGTATAATACATCTTTGTAATTTTTATCATAGTTGATAAGGGAATGGAGGCAATAAGAGATGAATGAGTGATACTCCAGTGACTACATAATAAAAGTGACACCAAAATAAACCTGGAATTTGAGTGAGGACTAGGTAAAAAGAAAGTGTTGCTGGTAGGAACAGGTTTGGTTCCAAACCTGGATCTGAAATTTGTTTAGGGAATACTTAGCTTACTGAGCCTGCTTGAATGGAGTGACTGTTGTATCAGAAATGTTTGCTATCTAATCACTAGGTTAGGAAAGAATTCTTAGGCTCTTTGGGGTCAACTTCTTGTTTTCTCTCATGATTTTTCTTGTTAGGTTTGGCAGAACTGGGGTTCCAATTACAAAAAAGTCTCATTTCCTGGgctagaaaaaaacattttaagcatTAGTTCTCCTGGAGGACTTGTTAAAACACAAATTGCTGGGCCCTGAGCCCCAGAGTTTGGGATTTTGTAGATATAGAGAGGGGCCCAATGGTGTGCATTTCTCAAAAGCTCTTAGGGAGTTCTGGAACCACACTTAGAGAACCACTGTTTCAGAGGTCATCTGAAACATTACCTGGCTCCCAGGTAATGTGGCAGTCCACCCAGAccagcttcagtttcttttcagACCCTAACAGATAAGAATCCTATAGGAGCTCTGAGCAGTCTTCCCCAAGTTGAGACTTCTAAAGGTGACTTTCCTGGATTTACCATCACATCCCTGTCAGAGTCCTTCCATGAAGCCTGCTTTTCCTTCCCATCAGCTTAATCACTGTTTTCTGATGTTGTGATGGGATGTGCTAACCTTTGTTTTACATGTGACTTTCCTTAACACCACTCACCGAAGCCGATGAGAAGGATGACTCGGGCGCCACCACGATGAGCATTGGTTCTGACAAATGTATCCTTCTCTGTGTGCATCTCCAGGTGTTGCTCCATAGGATCTTCTTGTGGGTCAGTTTGTGTTTCACTGTCATTGCTGGGGGCTCCCTCTACCTCCAAGAACACATGTTAGGTCAACATCGTGAGCCCCAGTCCTTGGACTGCTAAATAGTCAATTTAGCAAGAATTTCCCCCCCCAAAAATATGTTGACATGAACTGTGAAGGGGTAAGTTTAGAGAAAGGGTTTCTGAGGGAAAATGAGAATCTGTACTCCTTGTGTATAGTGTTGGGTTTCCCAGCAATGTGGAAGCAATTAGAATAATATTGCAGTTTTGGTCCTTGTCCTCAAAGACCTGGGGAACTCATTGGAAAGAGAATAAAAGCACTGAATACTTTAAGTGAAAATATGGACAAATTGAAACATATGTGGTATAAAAAGTCCCTACCAACAAAATCACTTATGAGCAGCTTATAGAGAAGGTGGATTTAGAAATCCACCTTCTTAAAGGTGAGGAGTAAGGTGGATTTTCTGAAAGGGAGGTTATTTTCTGAGAAATGGGGGTTATTTCAGggaaacattcattttaaagcactaaagcagaaaaagattaTGTGGAAAGAGTAAAAAGGAGCTTGTCTGATAGTAACAGGTTATGTTTTAAAGTCATAAGAAATGAGGGGTAAatttttggctgctgctgctaagtcgcttcagtcgtatccgactctgtgcgaccccatagacggcacctaTTTTCTAACTGTGGTTAAAGTATTTCTTTAGAACATGATTTTCACTTAAAACTTTAGTGGTCTAGGAAAAGAAGCAAATTGATAAAGTTTAGTAAGGTTAAACAACTTTTTAAACTCTTTTCAAGCATTTTAATAGTGCTGAGTATAGGAAAATTTTGCCAGTTACTTGAATACTCTAGTCACTAAAACTAGCCTGGATGCTCCAACAATATTCTGCCAGTGAATGATATGAGTACTTATTCTAGAATgagatttcattttcataaaatatttgcaCTCAGATTTAGGCAAGTCTGAAtgaaatttttattcaatttttttttttttttttttactaatagcAGTTGTAGGATTTTCCATTGGACTAAAGATAAACATAaagttggttggttggttggtttttaaaGATGAGGGATAGATAGTATTTGAAACTTGGCTTGAATGAGAAGAGCAGGAGTTGAGACCTGTGTGACCTGGACCCTTATCCCTTAACTCACCTGCAGCTCTGTTCCGAAACACCAATGTGGAAGATGTCCTCAATGCCCGAAAACTGGAGCGAGACACGCTTCGGGATgagtcccagaggaagaaggagCAGGACAAGctgcagagggagagagacaaacTAGCCAAGCAGGAAcgcaaggaaaaggaaaagaaaaggacacaAAGAGGGGAGCGAAAGCGATAACCTTGGTCCACTCTATTTCTCCTAATGAACTTGGTCAAAGGGAGACCTGGTTGTGCATTTGTGTATTTAAGAGAAATGAGAGAACATTGCCAGGTAGTTTCCCAAGGCATTTCCCCTTTTGTTTACATGGTCACAAGGAAAATCGCAAACAATTCTAATTACAAAATGTGCCATGTCTCTGTGGTGTGGGTAATCGGATTACTGTAGCTAATGTCTGAACCAAAGATCTGGGATGGGGACAgcctttatattttaatactgaAGTCCTGTACTCCTTTtgaccattttaaaaagtcttccctTACCTTGGATAAACAGCAGGAATATTCAGAAAGCTGAATTTTTGTCCTGAAGGAGCTGAATCATGACCACTCCTTCCCTGAGatgaattatgtgtgtgtgttagttgcttagtcgtgtccgactctttgcaaccccatagatggcagcccaccaggcccctccatccatgggactctccagatgAATTGTAGGAGTGTCAATTGCTTCAGAAGTATTATTCACATCTAAATAAATGGTTTTAGGGCTGAACTAGGAAGCTAATGAAGACCCCTACCCGGATCCAGACTTTTATGTTACATGGTgacaaaataggaaaataagaaaaggttATTTGGTGGATGTTCtgcatttgagatttttttttttttaagtttcagccTATGATAGGAAACAAAGTTTCTTTTAGTAAGAGatagttatatatttttcctcATCTAGGCTGTGATTTTAAGAAGGATGTGTCAGTATTGAGTGCAGGGAATCATCATTAGctagattctttttttataatcATGAACTCTCTTGAGTGCTAGTAGAGATTTTAACCCTGATCTGCCCTAACACATACAAGGACCTGATAATTACAGGTTTAGAAAAACCCTTTTaaggaaaaacactgaaaatctCTGCTAACACAGAGATATTTAAGAgtgtacatagtaggtgctcaacaaatttactgaatgagtgagtgagtggagaAACTGCTTGAGAGAGTTGAAAGTGAGTAGGAACTCTCCTCCATTTCCACTTTTGTGACAAACCACATTTGGTTATAAGTAGCCCTTTCTCTACTTCAGGAAGCAGACCGTCAAGAAGCCTGAAGAGAGAGCACTTTCTCTGtcaagacagaaagtagataCATTATACCAGGGGCGGGCAAACTACTGCCAAATTCGGTCATTTGTTTTTGTATGGTTCGAGCTAACAATGgattgtacatttttaaagggttGTAAAAGAAAGAACATGTGACAGAGACCTTATGTGACCTATAAAGCGTAAAATACTTACTACCTGGCCCTTCAGAGAAAATGTCTGCTGACCTCTGTTTTATACCATTAATTATGAGATTAACAAAAAAATGTTTACCGCTCCACAGAAGGTAAAAAACATGGTTAAGGAAATGATGTGTCACCTGTATACACTCCTATAGCCATGtcattgtaaaattttttaaaaaaataaccacctttttaaaaaataaactatttaaatcAGTATCTTGATTTATTCTGATTCCTTCCAGCTGGAAGTGAGTTCTGTGTGGATAGTCCCTCAGGAATGTGTTTGAATTTTACTTATGTTTTGATTAGTCCAATAATCTCCTCTGCTATTAGACCCTCTTCCTGGATAagttctctgcctcagttttcctttctgTGAGGTTGGATATTAGGAGATCAGAAAGATTACCTTCTTTTTTGGACAGTAGGTTGGCTTTGAAGTCTCTCGAGTCCTGCTGGTATTTTAGTTTTATACGTGGCTGTGGCTACAGTTGGCATGTGAGAGAGCCTGTTTTAATAAcccttattttgaatttttggtttgttttcaccTTAATTTTGGTCTCTGAAGCAGAGTCAGTTTATATCCATAGACCCCTGAAGGATAGTAGTTTCAATCTGTTTTAAGAGTACTCAATTCATTTTTCCAGGACTCTGTTAGCTAGGTCACAGTTAAATGTACACCTGAACTAATGtttaaacagaagaaaaggatCAACTTATTAGGCTTTGAGTAAGGTTATCCACGTAACTCAGGTGCTAATAAACCTTTTATgtctaaaatattcaatattggaaaaggcaaattttaaaacaactatgTTTTCTACTATATGATGGACATTTTAGGCCAAATTTGGAATTTCAGTCATTAATTCCCCAACCTTCTAAACCCTACAGTACCAGACTATTCAAGTGGGAAAGATATTGATATAATTCAAGGTACCTAATTTTCAACCACCTTTATAAAAAACtgctttttctattaaaaaaaaaaaaactgagtattCCAAATTCTTTTGGATTAGAAATGATGGAACCATCAGTTTGATCAGACTGTAAATCTTGTCATAACTTTTATAACACTTTCATAAGTTGTAATTCAGAAGTATAATACATAAGAACCATCCATTAGAGGGTATTCAATAGAAAGGGACAACCAACTAATTTGAGAGTTATCTGCAGTGTAACTTGATtaacaaaatttgaaataatttttgttttttgttaataGTGTTTCATTTCTGACTACTGTATGTAAAAGTTTCCCTAGAAGTTTTACTATGGTTCTCCTGGATTAGCACAAAGGCAGAACAAAAATTTCATATTTGAACAAGGTCAGGTTAAATCCAAGGAAATCAGAATGGTGTTGGTTTATTATCTGCCAACATTATTTATGTGTTAATAATGAAGTTTAAAACTTAGCACCAGTTCTTATCagttaaatgaaatttaattggTTTTCTGACGAGTGACTCAATgttagaaactaacacaaactcaaaaaaaaaaagctattttcaaCAAagcaatttatttacttttcttgagAGACTAAATTCAGTACAATATTTGTTTCCATAACATCCAACATGTCTTATATCAAACTTAACCACTTTCTATGCAGTGACTGTGGTGGGATGATCTATTTTATTTGACTACCCTCAATGTAATTCATTTGGGTAGTTTTAAGGCATTTCAGTGATCAAAATGTTTCTCCCTACAGTTACTCCTGCATTCTCAATCAGTTTCTTCTGCACATCATCTAAAGAAAATTTACGTGGTGtgattacactttttttttttttttaataccaggatttctaaaactaagaaaaacaccaacatttAAAACATTAGTGTTTCTAGTCTAGGGTAGTTCAATTAAATTTCATCAGTACATTATATTATAGTTTAACTCATGCTAGAAATGTTAAAACCCAAGATCTTCTGAGTCACATAATACCAACATTTCATATTACTGAATAAATTACTTGGGTTCCATACaaagatattaagatgagaaacagaaaaagccaAGCTTTCAAGAGCTCTTAAAAAATTCAGAAGCAAACTAATGAACATAACTACACAAAATATACACTAACCAATTGCAAACTAAACTAGTAAAAGATTaaccttaaaaaaatacattttagaactTCGTGATACCCTCAAAAAGGCAGCAAACTAAGGGTATTAAGACAATAGTCATTATTTTAGATGCATCAAGTCTAAAAGATCCAGGTAaaggaaatgttttgttttttgattcaattaaaatactttaaaactggaaatatttaataattgatagtgtaattaaaatttaaataatatacacAAATGATTTGAACAGGTTTTATATTCAGTAACTTGCATGGTTTTTACACTGGCACTTTTATCACTAATTTAGGAGAATCAGATGCACTTCCCTCCAAATACTTAGGCACTAAgatttcaaatttataaatatggtagtattttaaatattaaatttttacatGAATATTGGGTTCATCCCTCTTTCCTTTGTTCCCTAGGTATTATCCAGTTTTGTAAGGAAAACATTCTTATATCACAATCAAAACTTGTTTTGGTTACTAGACTGTAGCCATAATTGTGTTACAGTCACTTAAGATTCATTATTTGGAATTATACTTACTAAGGCAGACCTAAATGAAACTTATCTTCTAGAAGAATTtcatatttgcatttccctgcaCTGCAGAATGAGTTTCAGCAATATTTCAGCTGTTaggaaaaatttaatttaaacttgTTACCTTTGACTACCTGGGCATTTCTAGTTGCCCTAGAATAGTCAACTTTACTTACGTCTGACTCACTTTCAACTACATCTGATTCATtccaaatagatttttaaatagaaGTTAGACTTCATTAAGGTATTATTAACTTTAAATCTGAAAGACAATTAATGTAATGAAATTTTCAAGCCTGACaagttcattaaaattttttagcaTGTCTTGATACATTTACTTATcagctttttattcttctttctgctGCCATTTCCTTAATGTTTGTTTGCTTCACCTCTCTGGTTCATTGGATTGCTACTATTTAGGCTTTCATGGACTTTATCTTCACAGTTTACTATATCTTGTAAAGCCTTTTCTACATCTGTTTGGCCAGCTGTACTGGCTGTTTTTGGCAAGGTCATCTGCAGTGCACACCACAGGGTAGTACGCGCTTTCCGAGTAGCTACACACATCTCTTTAATTGCTGAAGCAAGCGCAAAAACATCTGTAAAAGAAACATTTGTGGTCAGTTCAAATTAAATATCATTTAAGTACTCCTTAACTCTTTATAAAACCCAGTCTGTGCTACTAAATGATCaaacatcattattttttataaaagaaagatgGCTACTGACTGAGCTAATCAAAGTACTTGacttaatatttaaaagtattataccttaaatataaatactaatgtaaaaaaaagtgttacacttgtattttatttctgacttGTATGACCATGACTATACTTTGGGTAGAACACAGACTTTGACAGAGTTATTACaattaaatgagtaaaattagcaaaatagataataacttcactttcacttttggagtAAATTATGTAGGCACcatttaacaatttattttttagataagtCTAAGTGTTAGAAATCCAACCTTTTTAACTTCAGAATCTGATTTTATTAACATTCAAATTAACTGCCTTATCAAAAGGATATGCATTAATGTTTGTACCTCTGTCATCTTGGCATCTAGGAACTCCTTGCCTTTGCCGATTTGAAGCATTAACAATTTCATCCTTTCTACGTGACTGTACAATGTGAATGGACTCCAAGTGTCTATCAAGAGCTGTAGAGATATTGGCATGAAGGGGAGAGCTTCGAAGACGTTCCATTTTGCCCAGTAGAGTCACAACCtgagagaaacattttaaattttgatgaggcatttaaaatttaacattgccCTgtcattaatttaaaacaaatcttcaatgaagcagaatagaGATGACAGGAATAATGTTCATTCAGTAATAAGTAAATGtttaggcttccctcatagctcatttggtaaacaatctgcctacaatgtgcaggagacccctgttccatccctgagttgggaagatcccctggagaagggaaaggctacccaaccCATTcttctggcttggaaaatcccatggactgtacggtccatagggttgcaaagagtcggacac
This portion of the Bubalus bubalis isolate 160015118507 breed Murrah chromosome 3, NDDB_SH_1, whole genome shotgun sequence genome encodes:
- the CCDC43 gene encoding coiled-coil domain-containing protein 43 isoform X1; this translates as MAAPSAVAAATSSERDGGGSGFESWLDGRLEALGVDRAVYGSYILGVLQEEEEEEKLDALQGILSAFLEEDSLLIICKEIVERWSETQNVVTKVKKEDEVQAIATLIEKQAQIVVKPRMVSEEEKQRKAALLAQYADVTDEEDEADEKDDSGATTMSIGSDKSLFRNTNVEDVLNARKLERDTLRDESQRKKEQDKLQRERDKLAKQERKEKEKKRTQRGERKR
- the CCDC43 gene encoding coiled-coil domain-containing protein 43 isoform X3: MRSGPRCGPSGTAEEEEEEKLDALQGILSAFLEEDSLLIICKEIVERWSETQNVVTKVKKEDEVQAIATLIEKQAQIVVKPRMVSEEEKQRKAALLAQYADVTDEEDEADEKDDSGATTMSIGSDKSLFRNTNVEDVLNARKLERDTLRDESQRKKEQDKLQRERDKLAKQERKEKEKKRTQRGERKR
- the CCDC43 gene encoding coiled-coil domain-containing protein 43 isoform X2, whose product is MAAPSAVAAATSSERDGGGSGFESWLDGRLEALGVDRAVYGSYILGVLQEEEEEEKLDALQGILSAFLEEDSLLIICKEIVERWSETQNVVTKVKKEDEVQAIATLIEKQAQIVVKPRMVSEEEKQRKAALLAQYADVTDEEDEADEKDDSGATTMSIGSDKCILLCVHLQVLLHRIFLWLCSETPMWKMSSMPENWSETRFGMSPRGRRSRTSCRGRETN